One part of the Flavobacterium johnsoniae UW101 genome encodes these proteins:
- the rlmN gene encoding 23S rRNA (adenine(2503)-C(2))-methyltransferase RlmN — MQIEKKDIRALSKDQLRDFFVANNDKAFRGNQVYEWLWSKGAHSFEDMTNVAKTTRSMLEENFVINHIKVDTMQRSNDGTVKNAVRLHDGLVVESVLIPTETRTTACVSSQVGCSLDCNFCATARLKRMRNLEPGEIYDQIMAIDKESRLYHNHPLSNIVFMGMGEPLMNYNNVIKAIDMVTSEEGLGMSPKRITLSTSGIPKMIKKMADDDVKFRLAVSLHSAIDETRAKIMPFSKNFPLKDLREALEYWYRKTKSKVSYEYVVWKGINDDKASVDALVKFCKYVPCKVNLIEYNPIDDGEFQQASEESILAYIKALENIGVVVKVRRSRGKDIDAACGQLANKEAEV; from the coding sequence ATGCAAATTGAGAAAAAAGACATAAGAGCCTTATCAAAAGATCAGTTACGAGATTTTTTTGTTGCTAATAACGACAAAGCATTTCGAGGCAATCAGGTTTATGAATGGTTGTGGAGCAAAGGAGCACATAGCTTTGAGGATATGACGAATGTTGCCAAAACAACGCGTTCTATGCTCGAAGAAAATTTCGTTATCAACCATATTAAGGTAGATACCATGCAGCGCAGTAACGACGGAACAGTAAAAAATGCTGTGCGTCTGCATGACGGGTTAGTAGTAGAGTCAGTTTTAATTCCAACTGAGACCAGAACAACAGCTTGTGTTTCTAGTCAGGTTGGCTGTAGTTTAGACTGTAATTTCTGTGCTACTGCAAGATTAAAACGTATGCGAAATCTGGAACCGGGAGAAATTTACGACCAGATTATGGCCATCGATAAAGAAAGTCGTTTGTATCATAATCATCCCCTTTCTAATATTGTTTTTATGGGAATGGGCGAGCCTTTAATGAACTATAATAACGTCATTAAAGCAATCGATATGGTTACATCGGAAGAAGGTTTAGGAATGTCTCCAAAACGTATTACGCTTTCAACATCCGGAATTCCGAAAATGATTAAGAAAATGGCCGATGATGATGTGAAATTCAGATTGGCGGTTTCTCTTCATTCTGCGATTGATGAAACCCGTGCGAAGATTATGCCTTTCAGCAAAAACTTTCCTTTAAAAGATTTAAGAGAAGCATTGGAATATTGGTACAGAAAAACCAAAAGCAAAGTTTCGTACGAATATGTAGTTTGGAAAGGAATTAACGACGATAAAGCTTCTGTTGATGCTTTAGTGAAATTCTGTAAATATGTGCCGTGTAAAGTCAATTTAATTGAATACAACCCAATTGATGACGGAGAATTCCAGCAAGCCTCAGAAGAATCTATTCTGGCTTACATAAAAGCATTAGAAAATATTGGTGTTGTGGTAAAAGTGCGTCGCAGCCGAGGAAAAGATATCGATGCAGCCTGCGGACAATTAGCAAATAAAGAGGCTGAAGTATAA
- a CDS encoding polyprenyl synthetase family protein: MNITSQIKQPIIAEMELFEKKFHESMTSKVALLNRITYYIVNRKGKQMRPMFVFLTAKMVSGGTVNERTYRGASVIELIHTATLVHDDVVDDSNRRRGFFSINALWKNKIAVLVGDYLLSKGLLLSIDNGDFDLLRIISVAVREMSEGELLQIEKARRLDITEDVYYEIIRKKTATLIAACCALGAKAVIEDDVQVENMRMFGELIGMAFQIKDDLFDYSEEAIGKPTGIDIKEQKMTLPLIHVLNTCTPQEKKWLINSIKNHNKDKKRVKEVIAFVKNNNGLAYAEEKMVQFQQEALSLLENYPDSEFKAALTLMVNYVIERKK, translated from the coding sequence ATGAATATTACTTCACAAATAAAACAGCCCATTATTGCCGAGATGGAACTTTTTGAAAAAAAGTTCCATGAATCGATGACCTCAAAGGTTGCGTTACTCAACAGGATTACCTATTATATTGTAAACAGAAAAGGAAAACAAATGCGTCCGATGTTTGTGTTTCTTACTGCAAAAATGGTTTCTGGCGGTACTGTAAACGAAAGAACCTATCGCGGGGCATCGGTTATTGAATTAATTCATACGGCAACTTTGGTTCACGACGACGTTGTAGACGATAGTAATCGCCGCCGCGGATTTTTCTCAATCAATGCGCTTTGGAAAAACAAAATTGCTGTTTTAGTTGGAGATTATCTTCTTTCAAAAGGATTACTGCTTTCTATTGATAACGGCGATTTTGATTTACTTCGAATCATTTCTGTAGCCGTTCGCGAAATGAGCGAAGGTGAATTGCTTCAAATAGAAAAAGCACGCAGACTTGACATTACAGAAGATGTTTACTACGAAATCATCAGAAAGAAAACCGCAACACTTATTGCTGCGTGTTGTGCACTTGGTGCAAAAGCTGTAATTGAAGATGATGTTCAGGTTGAGAATATGCGAATGTTTGGTGAACTTATAGGAATGGCGTTCCAGATCAAAGACGACTTATTTGATTACAGCGAAGAAGCCATTGGTAAACCAACCGGAATCGATATTAAAGAGCAAAAAATGACACTGCCTTTAATTCACGTTTTAAATACCTGCACACCGCAGGAAAAAAAGTGGTTGATAAACTCCATTAAAAACCATAACAAAGACAAAAAACGAGTAAAAGAAGTAATTGCCTTTGTAAAAAACAATAATGGTTTGGCTTACGCCGAAGAAAAAATGGTGCAGTTCCAGCAGGAAGCACTTTCTCTTTTAGAAAATTACCCGGATTCTGAATTCAAAGCAGCGCTTACCTTAATGGTAAACTATGTTATTGAAAGAAAAAAATAA
- a CDS encoding RNA polymerase sigma factor: MKIIHLHQEETKIIKLAVENNRQAQQQIYSRFSPKMLSVCRQYIKDIHMAEDVMITAFMKVFTNLKNFEHKGSFEGWIRRIMVNECISYLRVQKKVKFAEDEFFVEESFNEIDSQFTVEQIQYLIDALPDGYKMVFNLYAIEGYKHNEIAKMLGINEGTSKSQLSHARKMLQTQITILKKQDNGTE, from the coding sequence ATGAAAATTATTCATTTACATCAAGAAGAAACCAAAATCATAAAGCTGGCTGTCGAAAATAATCGACAGGCACAGCAGCAGATTTACAGCAGGTTTTCTCCAAAAATGTTAAGTGTATGCCGGCAGTATATAAAGGACATTCATATGGCAGAAGATGTAATGATTACGGCTTTCATGAAAGTATTTACGAATCTAAAAAACTTTGAACACAAAGGAAGTTTTGAAGGCTGGATTCGAAGGATTATGGTTAACGAATGCATTTCGTATTTAAGAGTTCAGAAAAAAGTAAAATTTGCCGAAGATGAATTTTTTGTCGAAGAAAGTTTCAATGAAATTGACAGTCAGTTTACAGTAGAACAAATTCAGTATTTAATAGATGCCCTGCCAGATGGTTATAAAATGGTTTTCAATTTATACGCCATAGAAGGTTATAAACACAATGAAATTGCCAAGATGCTAGGAATTAATGAAGGAACATCGAAATCACAATTATCGCACGCCAGAAAAATGCTGCAAACACAAATTACTATTTTAAAAAAACAAGATAATGGAACCGAATAA
- the dnaG gene encoding DNA primase produces the protein MISQSTIDAVFETARVEEVIGDFVNLKRAGSNYKGLSPFSDERSPSFMVSPAKGIWKDFSSGKGGNSVAFLMEHSHFTYPEAIRYLAKKYNIEIEETEQTDAEKAMTDVRESMYLVSEFAAKYFQDVLVNSEEGKAIGLSYFKERGFTNETIKKFALGYSPETWDALTKEALGKGYKLEFLESTGLTIAREDRPFDRFKGRVMFPIHSMSGRVLGFGGRILTNDKKAAKYLNSPESDIYHKSKVLYGIFQAKQSIAKLNNCYLVEGYTDVIQFNQAGIENVVASSGTALTPDQIRLVNRLTKNITVLFDGDAAGLRASIRGIDLILEEGMNVRVCAFPDGEDPDSFARKNSHDDLVAYLESNSKDFIQFKASILMGEAKNDPIKKADLIRDMVTSISKIPDRIQREVYIQECARIMEISEQVLVSTLAQLVQKDLAEANKKQKQEQKPFQVFRNPPPNTGFSGGDPEDPRTGPPDGYYPEEPGYPQETAEKVDILYGFERKVIEILLLYGSVEEDFEDVFLKADEEGNVKEVSEKRRYKVYEKIYLSLQEDEVELSNALFQNIFSGLIDYYNQNETFSLDKYLMHLNPDFAQEVTNILMEDEKVTIHNWEGQNIFPKHKNVTIEQNVSDTIFSMRWFLVSKIIHDLKHSLISDPQEDNSELLMMVVDYSKLLNNFSKKLGRVVVPYHGG, from the coding sequence TTGATTTCACAAAGTACAATAGACGCTGTTTTTGAAACCGCTCGAGTAGAGGAGGTTATTGGCGATTTTGTCAATTTAAAACGTGCAGGAAGTAACTACAAAGGTCTGAGTCCGTTTTCAGATGAGCGCTCACCATCGTTTATGGTTTCGCCTGCAAAAGGAATCTGGAAAGATTTTAGTTCCGGAAAAGGCGGTAACTCAGTAGCCTTTTTGATGGAACACTCTCATTTCACCTATCCTGAAGCAATTCGGTATCTGGCTAAAAAATACAATATCGAAATTGAAGAAACCGAACAAACGGATGCTGAAAAAGCAATGACCGATGTTCGTGAAAGTATGTATTTGGTTTCAGAATTTGCTGCGAAGTATTTTCAGGATGTTTTAGTTAATTCTGAAGAAGGAAAAGCAATTGGTTTATCTTACTTTAAAGAAAGAGGATTTACTAATGAAACCATCAAGAAATTTGCTTTAGGATATTCTCCTGAAACCTGGGATGCTTTAACAAAAGAGGCTCTGGGAAAAGGGTATAAATTAGAATTTCTGGAAAGCACAGGTTTAACCATTGCAAGAGAAGATCGTCCTTTTGACCGTTTTAAAGGTCGTGTAATGTTCCCAATTCACAGTATGTCGGGACGCGTTTTGGGTTTTGGAGGACGTATTTTAACCAACGATAAAAAAGCAGCAAAATACCTCAATTCGCCAGAAAGTGATATTTACCATAAAAGTAAAGTTCTCTACGGAATTTTTCAGGCAAAACAATCTATTGCCAAACTAAATAATTGTTATTTAGTAGAAGGTTATACAGATGTTATTCAGTTTAATCAGGCTGGAATTGAGAACGTTGTGGCTTCTTCCGGAACTGCTTTGACGCCGGATCAAATTAGACTTGTTAATCGTTTAACTAAAAATATTACAGTACTTTTTGACGGAGATGCGGCCGGACTTAGAGCTTCTATTCGTGGAATCGATTTGATTTTGGAAGAAGGGATGAATGTAAGGGTCTGCGCCTTTCCTGATGGAGAAGATCCGGATAGTTTTGCCCGAAAAAATTCACATGATGATCTGGTGGCGTATTTGGAAAGCAACAGTAAAGATTTTATACAATTTAAAGCTTCAATCCTGATGGGAGAAGCTAAAAATGATCCTATAAAAAAAGCCGATTTGATTCGTGATATGGTCACGAGTATTTCTAAAATTCCAGATCGTATTCAGCGAGAAGTCTATATTCAGGAATGTGCCCGAATCATGGAAATCTCTGAGCAGGTTTTGGTGAGTACTCTGGCACAGCTGGTTCAAAAAGATCTTGCCGAAGCAAATAAAAAGCAAAAACAGGAACAAAAACCTTTTCAGGTTTTTAGAAATCCGCCGCCAAATACAGGCTTTTCAGGAGGAGATCCGGAAGATCCAAGAACAGGACCGCCTGATGGTTATTATCCGGAAGAACCGGGTTATCCACAGGAAACAGCAGAAAAAGTAGATATTTTGTATGGCTTTGAAAGAAAAGTTATAGAGATATTATTGCTGTACGGAAGCGTAGAAGAAGATTTTGAAGATGTTTTTTTAAAAGCTGATGAAGAAGGAAATGTTAAAGAGGTAAGTGAAAAGCGAAGGTATAAGGTTTATGAAAAAATTTATCTGAGTCTGCAGGAAGACGAGGTAGAACTATCAAATGCTCTTTTTCAGAATATTTTTTCAGGATTAATTGATTATTATAATCAAAACGAAACCTTTAGTCTGGATAAATATTTAATGCACCTCAATCCTGATTTTGCTCAGGAAGTAACCAATATTTTAATGGAAGATGAAAAAGTTACCATTCATAATTGGGAAGGGCAGAATATTTTTCCGAAACATAAAAACGTAACAATTGAACAAAATGTTTCAGATACCATATTTTCGATGCGATGGTTTTTAGTTTCAAAAATTATCCATGATTTGAAACATTCATTAATTTCTGATCCGCAGGAAGATAATTCTGAATTATTGATGATGGTGGTCGATTATTCTAAATTGCTGAATAATTTTTCAAAAAAATTAGGAAGAGTAGTAGTTCCTTACCATGGCGGATAA
- a CDS encoding LuxR C-terminal-related transcriptional regulator — MIKVCLADNHPVTHFGVKSYFKDHDQISIVANVGNFSMVRDILQTKEIDILILDLDLEGLSSIFEVKSILKNFPKTKIVIFSDLAEQMYAPNAIKAGVSGYVHKTEKLETLGLSIIKVHEGKIIINETVRKNMALIAKQSKSERLYRKLSNREIEVLRYLSDGKKNNEISKILSLNEKTISTYKLRLLTKLNVTNLVDLVNKAKTLEII, encoded by the coding sequence ATGATTAAAGTATGTCTTGCAGACAATCATCCTGTGACTCACTTTGGCGTTAAGTCTTATTTTAAAGACCACGATCAAATTTCAATTGTTGCCAACGTAGGCAATTTTTCAATGGTTAGAGATATTCTTCAAACGAAGGAAATCGACATTCTAATCTTAGATTTAGATTTAGAAGGCCTTTCAAGTATCTTCGAAGTAAAATCTATTTTGAAAAATTTCCCAAAAACAAAAATTGTAATTTTCAGTGACTTGGCTGAGCAAATGTATGCTCCAAATGCTATTAAAGCTGGAGTATCCGGGTATGTACACAAAACAGAAAAACTTGAAACCTTAGGTCTTTCTATTATTAAAGTACACGAAGGAAAAATTATCATCAACGAAACAGTTCGCAAAAACATGGCCCTTATTGCTAAACAAAGCAAAAGCGAACGTTTGTACAGAAAACTTTCTAACCGTGAAATCGAGGTTTTACGTTATTTAAGTGATGGTAAGAAAAACAATGAGATTTCTAAAATCTTAAGTCTGAACGAAAAAACGATCAGTACTTACAAACTAAGATTGTTAACTAAACTAAATGTTACCAATTTAGTTGATTTAGTTAATAAAGCTAAGACTTTAGAAATTATTTAA
- the nadE gene encoding NAD(+) synthase — translation MAKKSTIQTEKVNTHIVEWLKNYAANAKVNGFVIGISGGVDSAVTSTLCAQTGLQVLCVEMPIHQAESQVSRGREHIEQLKKRFPNVSSVETDLTSTFEAFKSSVPTSKDSTKVNLSLANTRARIRMTSLYYLAGINGLLVAGTGNKVEDFGVGFYTKYGDGGVDLSPIADLMKSDVYALGEFLEIPKSILTAAPTDGLFGDNRTDEDQLGASYDELEWAMIASESGNTADDFSGREKSVFEIYKRLNTSNKHKMDPIPVCLIPKTLK, via the coding sequence ATGGCTAAAAAAAGCACAATTCAAACAGAAAAAGTAAATACCCATATTGTTGAATGGTTAAAAAATTATGCTGCTAACGCAAAAGTGAACGGTTTTGTGATTGGAATTTCCGGCGGAGTTGACTCTGCTGTGACTTCTACCCTATGCGCACAGACTGGTTTACAGGTTTTATGTGTAGAAATGCCTATCCATCAAGCTGAAAGTCAAGTTTCTAGAGGAAGAGAACATATTGAGCAATTAAAAAAGCGTTTTCCAAATGTTTCGAGTGTAGAAACTGACCTTACTTCAACTTTTGAAGCTTTTAAGAGCTCCGTGCCAACCTCAAAAGATTCAACAAAAGTTAATTTATCATTAGCCAATACAAGAGCACGTATAAGAATGACTTCTTTGTATTATTTAGCAGGAATAAACGGGCTATTAGTAGCAGGGACAGGCAATAAGGTCGAAGATTTTGGTGTAGGATTTTATACAAAATACGGAGACGGCGGTGTAGATTTGAGTCCGATTGCCGATTTAATGAAATCTGATGTTTATGCTTTAGGAGAGTTTTTAGAGATTCCAAAATCAATTTTAACAGCTGCTCCAACAGACGGTCTTTTTGGCGATAACAGAACAGATGAAGACCAATTAGGCGCAAGTTACGACGAATTAGAATGGGCAATGATCGCCTCAGAGTCAGGAAATACGGCGGATGACTTTAGCGGGAGAGAAAAATCTGTCTTTGAAATTTATAAAAGATTAAACACCAGTAATAAGCACAAAATGGATCCAATTCCGGTTTGTTTAATCCCAAAAACGTTAAAATAA
- the gldB gene encoding gliding motility lipoprotein GldB — MKMYRFVVVLCLFFLSCDQKTKVEKEVEEIPVDIKVERFDKVFFETKPEDLAKVKKQYPFFFPEGNDDNVWLQKMKEPIWREVYDEVQKKYANFEPVREEFNELFKHVKYYFPKTKTPKVITVIGEMDYNAKAIYADSLVIVALELYLGREHKFYEFPNYLKYNFEERQIMPDVVSSFTYRNIPSYPDKNLISQMIFEGKQLYAKDLLLPQYTDAEKIGYKPEQIKWCEENESYMWRYFLENEMLYSLDPKLTTRFIVPAPFSKFYLEIDNDSPGRVGAWIGWQIVRSYMKNNNVLLSELLKVNAKEIFEKSKYKPKK; from the coding sequence ATGAAAATGTATCGCTTTGTAGTGGTTCTGTGCTTGTTTTTTTTGTCTTGTGACCAAAAAACAAAGGTTGAAAAAGAGGTTGAAGAAATTCCGGTTGATATTAAAGTAGAACGTTTTGATAAAGTGTTTTTTGAGACCAAACCAGAAGATCTGGCTAAAGTAAAAAAACAATATCCGTTCTTTTTTCCAGAAGGAAATGATGACAACGTCTGGCTTCAAAAAATGAAAGAACCAATCTGGAGAGAAGTTTATGATGAAGTCCAAAAAAAATACGCCAATTTTGAGCCTGTTCGTGAAGAGTTTAACGAACTTTTTAAACACGTAAAATATTATTTTCCAAAAACAAAAACACCAAAAGTTATTACAGTGATTGGTGAAATGGATTATAATGCAAAGGCAATTTATGCAGACAGTCTTGTAATTGTTGCCTTAGAGTTGTATTTAGGAAGAGAGCATAAGTTTTATGAGTTTCCAAATTATTTAAAATACAATTTTGAGGAAAGACAAATTATGCCGGATGTAGTTTCGAGTTTTACTTACCGAAACATTCCGTCTTATCCTGATAAAAATTTAATATCTCAGATGATTTTTGAAGGAAAACAATTGTATGCAAAAGATTTGCTTCTGCCTCAATATACCGATGCCGAAAAAATAGGTTACAAACCTGAGCAGATAAAATGGTGTGAAGAAAATGAAAGCTATATGTGGCGTTATTTTCTTGAAAACGAAATGCTGTATAGTTTAGATCCTAAATTAACAACACGTTTTATAGTGCCGGCTCCGTTTTCTAAATTCTATCTGGAAATAGATAACGATTCACCGGGAAGAGTGGGCGCCTGGATTGGATGGCAGATTGTACGTTCGTATATGAAAAACAATAACGTTTTGCTGTCAGAATTATTAAAAGTAAATGCAAAAGAAATTTTCGAAAAGTCAAAATATAAACCTAAGAAATAA
- the gldC gene encoding gliding motility protein GldC — protein sequence MSNTIKSEIKFNVELDENRVPEKLTWSAQDGGVLAEEAKAIMLSIWDSKAQETMRIDLWTKDMPVDEMKIFFHQTLVAMADTFKRATDDEKMSDTMKDFCDYFAEKLELTK from the coding sequence ATGTCAAATACAATAAAATCAGAAATTAAATTCAACGTCGAATTAGACGAAAACCGCGTTCCCGAAAAATTAACCTGGAGCGCTCAGGACGGCGGTGTTCTTGCAGAAGAAGCAAAAGCTATTATGCTTTCAATTTGGGACAGTAAAGCACAGGAAACAATGCGTATCGATTTATGGACAAAAGATATGCCGGTAGACGAAATGAAAATTTTCTTTCACCAGACTTTAGTAGCAATGGCTGATACTTTTAAACGTGCAACCGATGACGAAAAAATGTCAGATACAATGAAAGACTTCTGTGATTACTTTGCAGAAAAACTGGAGCTGACTAAATAA
- the tssD gene encoding type VI secretion system tube protein TssD, translating into MSFLAKLELDNEIFNVLEFDVHFIQNVDTNGKPANKAKGGQIKLVIESTQTDLFSDWMVSQTSVKDGKIIFYRRDAMSTMKNVTFKKAYCISLHKSFRSEGSVPMVTEILISSNEVKIGNTLFENNWKNS; encoded by the coding sequence ATGAGTTTTTTAGCAAAATTAGAATTAGACAACGAAATTTTTAATGTCTTAGAATTTGATGTTCATTTTATTCAAAATGTTGATACTAATGGAAAACCGGCCAATAAAGCAAAAGGCGGACAGATAAAACTTGTTATAGAAAGCACCCAAACCGATTTGTTTTCGGACTGGATGGTTTCGCAGACGAGTGTAAAAGATGGAAAAATTATTTTCTATCGCAGAGATGCTATGAGTACTATGAAAAATGTAACCTTTAAAAAAGCCTATTGCATATCGCTGCATAAAAGTTTCAGAAGCGAAGGATCAGTTCCAATGGTTACCGAAATTCTAATTTCTTCAAATGAAGTAAAAATAGGAAATACTCTTTTTGAAAATAACTGGAAAAATTCATAG
- a CDS encoding contractile injection system protein, VgrG/Pvc8 family, translated as MALQTITTIKVGEIRITNFNKLKIFQTIHDHHTFSFEVRQDLLVDEFKSVMPFSQKLYGEKISIEIKPIDGLEDLMIGADLKHYTMQFYGVVTKVKLKKSRVKDIEEIIVIKGKSSTIALENGPECNSFTNMTLSDIVTKVKSGCDIDMDVRPFYLENLPYTVQYNESNFSFLNRLAKRNGHWLYYNGRTTVFGSPGGVGGQPQLVYGVNMQDFDYTIKLMPAMFKIIENDNRDGSYRTDETLKYRREADGFQQNFLNKSNEFFNKETIIQLNQNPAGGSARRSSEEYAKNKMRAILSRLTEVKASSEVPGITIGNEVRIAGVDVQLESSYRVTQITHICDDGGGYENYFTAVNFNGSVFSPQTDPDLVPFCRSQTAIVTGNADPDGLSGIQVQMPWQEAKGETTPYIPFVQKYGGDARGSHTLPEIGDTVFVDFQCNNAELPIAMGTITSRKEKSGFSTPNNDLKVFRTRSGNKAILNDETGDITIESEKGQALVVVYGDGNIKLKAPKNIELEAGEDVIITAGKNIKIDAGQNISETAGVNKTLGVGGIMNTKVNGDKILYVVGGYHEQIDGDFHSHTEKERQETALEGIQNNTEKDIQKHAKNDIQNNSGENTTNN; from the coding sequence ATGGCATTACAGACAATAACCACCATTAAAGTAGGCGAAATCAGGATTACCAATTTCAATAAATTAAAAATTTTTCAAACCATTCACGATCACCATACTTTTTCATTTGAAGTAAGACAGGATTTATTAGTTGACGAGTTTAAAAGTGTGATGCCTTTTTCCCAGAAACTTTACGGCGAGAAAATCAGCATCGAAATAAAACCTATAGACGGTCTGGAGGATCTTATGATTGGCGCAGATCTTAAACATTATACCATGCAGTTCTATGGTGTGGTAACCAAAGTAAAACTGAAGAAATCCCGTGTAAAAGATATAGAAGAAATTATCGTAATAAAAGGGAAAAGCTCCACGATAGCACTCGAAAACGGTCCCGAATGCAATTCTTTTACCAATATGACCCTGAGCGATATTGTAACCAAAGTAAAATCAGGCTGTGATATTGATATGGATGTAAGGCCGTTTTATTTAGAAAACCTGCCTTATACGGTGCAGTATAACGAAAGTAATTTCTCTTTTCTAAACCGTCTGGCAAAAAGAAACGGGCACTGGCTGTATTATAACGGACGCACCACTGTTTTTGGAAGTCCAGGCGGTGTGGGCGGACAGCCCCAGTTAGTTTACGGGGTAAACATGCAGGATTTTGATTACACCATTAAACTCATGCCGGCAATGTTTAAAATAATAGAAAATGACAACCGCGACGGCAGTTACAGAACCGATGAAACCTTAAAATACAGAAGAGAAGCCGACGGTTTTCAGCAGAATTTTTTAAATAAATCCAATGAGTTCTTTAATAAAGAAACCATAATACAGCTTAACCAGAATCCTGCTGGAGGATCTGCACGACGTTCCTCAGAAGAATATGCGAAAAACAAAATGCGCGCTATTCTAAGCCGTTTAACAGAAGTAAAAGCCTCCAGCGAAGTTCCGGGAATTACCATAGGAAACGAAGTAAGGATAGCTGGTGTCGACGTACAGCTGGAAAGCTCCTACCGTGTAACACAGATAACCCACATTTGCGACGACGGAGGCGGTTATGAAAATTATTTTACAGCCGTAAACTTTAACGGTTCTGTATTCTCTCCCCAGACCGATCCTGATTTAGTGCCGTTCTGCAGAAGCCAGACCGCCATTGTAACGGGCAATGCAGACCCGGACGGACTCAGCGGCATACAGGTGCAGATGCCGTGGCAGGAAGCCAAAGGCGAAACCACTCCTTATATTCCCTTTGTGCAGAAATACGGAGGCGATGCCAGAGGAAGCCATACGCTGCCGGAAATTGGCGATACAGTTTTTGTAGATTTTCAGTGTAATAATGCCGAACTGCCTATTGCAATGGGAACCATAACCAGCAGAAAAGAAAAAAGCGGTTTCAGTACGCCAAATAATGATTTAAAGGTATTTAGAACCCGAAGCGGTAATAAGGCTATTCTTAATGATGAAACGGGTGATATTACCATTGAAAGCGAAAAAGGACAAGCTCTTGTTGTAGTATATGGTGATGGAAATATAAAACTAAAAGCACCTAAAAATATTGAACTGGAAGCTGGTGAGGATGTTATTATAACAGCAGGAAAAAATATAAAAATTGATGCTGGCCAAAATATTTCTGAAACAGCGGGGGTCAATAAAACTTTAGGGGTCGGAGGAATAATGAATACAAAGGTTAACGGAGATAAAATACTTTATGTGGTTGGTGGATACCATGAACAAATTGACGGAGATTTTCATTCTCATACTGAAAAAGAAAGACAAGAAACAGCTTTAGAGGGTATTCAAAACAATACTGAGAAAGACATTCAAAAACATGCTAAAAATGATATCCAAAACAATAGTGGTGAAAACACTACCAATAATTAA